The Martelella sp. AD-3 genome includes a region encoding these proteins:
- a CDS encoding ROK family transcriptional regulator, protein MRAHNERLVLSTIRRNGPLAKAEIARRTGLSIQTSAVIVRSLEQEGLLKRGEPVRGRIGQPSVPMGLAPDGAFFFGLKIGRRSADIVLLNFIGDVLDSAHLVYDYPRLDDMMAFVLPAIAGMRATVPQERLAGLGIAIPFRIWDWARIAGAPAGRMDEWRTRDIRAELEASLGLPVYLQNDASAACGAELAFGKGQRPQDFLHFFIGYFIGGGLVLDNRLYTGRSGNAAALGSLPIAQADGSYRQLADTASLCLLERAMALAGQSSECLWGPPDDWVVEDSLLEPWLDETCRSLAVAIIASCCVVDVGTVLIDGWLPGNVRAEIVARTAAILKRTDAPGIEKPEIAEGTIGPNGRSLGAASLPLSDRYLVDLNAVLVAG, encoded by the coding sequence GTGCGCGCCCATAATGAGCGGCTGGTGTTGTCCACGATCCGCCGCAACGGCCCGCTGGCCAAGGCCGAGATTGCGCGCAGGACCGGGCTCTCGATCCAGACAAGCGCCGTAATCGTGCGTTCCCTGGAGCAGGAAGGCCTTTTGAAACGCGGCGAGCCGGTGCGCGGCCGGATCGGCCAACCATCGGTCCCGATGGGGCTGGCTCCAGATGGCGCCTTCTTCTTCGGCCTCAAGATCGGACGCCGATCGGCCGATATCGTTCTGCTCAATTTCATTGGCGATGTTCTGGATAGCGCCCATCTCGTCTACGACTATCCGCGTCTCGACGATATGATGGCTTTCGTCCTGCCGGCGATTGCCGGAATGCGGGCAACCGTCCCGCAGGAGCGTCTGGCCGGCCTCGGCATTGCCATACCGTTCCGCATCTGGGACTGGGCGCGTATCGCCGGCGCCCCGGCCGGCCGGATGGATGAGTGGCGTACCCGCGACATCCGCGCGGAGCTGGAGGCCAGTCTCGGGCTGCCGGTCTACCTGCAAAATGACGCCTCGGCGGCCTGTGGCGCGGAACTGGCCTTCGGCAAGGGTCAGCGCCCGCAGGATTTCCTGCATTTCTTCATCGGCTATTTCATTGGCGGCGGTCTGGTGCTCGACAACCGGCTTTATACCGGTCGTTCCGGCAATGCGGCAGCACTCGGTTCCCTGCCGATCGCGCAGGCCGATGGCTCGTATCGTCAACTGGCGGACACGGCTTCGCTCTGCCTGCTGGAGCGGGCGATGGCCTTGGCCGGGCAATCCAGTGAATGCCTTTGGGGGCCGCCGGATGACTGGGTGGTCGAAGACAGCCTGCTGGAGCCCTGGCTGGACGAGACCTGCAGGAGCCTGGCCGTTGCCATCATAGCCTCCTGCTGCGTCGTCGATGTCGGGACCGTGCTGATCGATGGCTGGCTGCCGGGCAATGTCCGGGCCGAAATCGTCGCGAGAACGGCGGCGATCCTCAAGCGGACCGATGCCCCCGGCATCGAGAAACCCGAAATTGCCGAAGGCACGATCGGGCCGAACGGCCGTTCGCTCGGCGCCGCCAGCCTGCCGCTTTCCGACCGTTATCTCGTCGACCTCAACGCCGTGCTGGTTGCGGGATAG
- a CDS encoding ABC transporter permease, translating to MQEPSAHQDDYESSLAQSPAKVAEFAQEPEWLIDKIQHALHKTPALVPLIVLLLSIAVFGALLGSKFFSPFALTLILQQVQIIGIVAAAQSLVILTAGIDLSVGAIMVLSSVIMGQFTFRYGLPPSVAIVCGLACGAAVGFINGFLVARVKLPPFIVTLGMWQIALATNFLYSANETIRAQEIEANAPLLQFFGNKIALGGAVFTYGVIFMIVLVMVLAYVLRQTAWGRHVYAVGDDPEAAELAGVNVRRTLISVYVLSGLICAFAGWALIGRIGSVSPTSGQLSNIESITAVVIGGISLFGGRGSVLGTLFGALIVGVFTLGLRLMGADAQWTYLLIGLLIIAAVALDQWIRKVSL from the coding sequence ATGCAAGAACCCTCGGCACACCAGGATGACTACGAATCCTCGCTGGCGCAAAGCCCCGCGAAGGTCGCTGAATTCGCGCAGGAACCGGAATGGCTGATCGACAAGATCCAGCATGCCCTGCACAAGACGCCGGCACTGGTGCCGCTGATTGTGCTCTTGCTGTCGATCGCGGTCTTCGGCGCATTGCTGGGCTCGAAATTCTTCTCGCCTTTTGCTCTGACGCTGATCCTGCAGCAGGTCCAGATCATCGGCATTGTCGCGGCGGCGCAAAGTCTCGTCATCCTGACGGCGGGCATCGATCTCTCCGTCGGCGCGATCATGGTTCTGAGTTCCGTCATCATGGGACAGTTCACGTTCCGCTACGGTCTTCCGCCCAGCGTGGCGATTGTCTGCGGGCTTGCCTGCGGCGCGGCGGTCGGGTTCATCAACGGGTTTCTGGTCGCGCGCGTCAAACTGCCGCCCTTCATCGTCACGCTCGGCATGTGGCAAATCGCGCTGGCGACGAATTTTCTCTACTCGGCCAACGAGACCATAAGGGCACAGGAGATCGAGGCCAACGCCCCGCTTCTGCAATTCTTCGGCAACAAGATCGCACTGGGCGGAGCCGTCTTCACCTATGGCGTGATCTTCATGATCGTGCTGGTGATGGTGCTTGCCTATGTCCTGCGTCAGACGGCCTGGGGCCGCCATGTCTACGCCGTCGGCGACGATCCCGAAGCCGCGGAACTCGCCGGCGTCAACGTCAGGCGCACGTTGATCTCGGTCTATGTCCTTTCCGGCCTCATTTGCGCCTTCGCCGGCTGGGCCCTGATCGGGCGGATCGGCTCGGTTTCGCCAACCTCGGGCCAGTTGAGCAATATCGAATCCATCACCGCCGTGGTGATCGGCGGCATTTCACTCTTCGGCGGGCGCGGCTCGGTGCTCGGCACGCTGTTCGGCGCGCTGATCGTCGGCGTCTTCACGCTCGGCCTCAGGCTGATGGGCGCGGATGCCCAATGGACCTATCTGTTGATCGGCCTGCTGATCATCGCCGCCGTTGCCCTCGATCAGTGGATCAGAAAGGTATCACTATGA
- a CDS encoding ATP-binding cassette domain-containing protein, producing MTEPLLKARNLVKRYGKVTALDHCDFDLMPGEILAVIGDNGAGKSTLIKAISGAVLPDSGEIHMDGRRLNFASPNDARGAGIETVYQTLAMSPALSIADNMFMGRELRKPGFMGKVFRQLDRPEMERIAREKLNDLGLMTIQNINQAVETLSGGQRQGVAVARAAAFGSKVIILDEPTAALGVKESRRVLELILDVKSRGIPIILISHNMPHVFEVADRIHVHRLGRRLCVINPKDHTMSDAVAFMTGAREPPELAEAS from the coding sequence ATGACCGAACCGCTTCTGAAGGCCCGCAATCTCGTCAAGCGCTACGGCAAGGTGACGGCGCTCGATCACTGCGATTTCGATCTCATGCCGGGAGAAATCCTGGCGGTGATCGGCGACAACGGCGCCGGCAAGTCGACGCTGATCAAGGCGATTTCCGGCGCCGTGCTTCCGGACTCCGGCGAGATCCACATGGATGGGCGACGCCTCAACTTCGCCTCGCCCAACGATGCCCGCGGGGCCGGCATCGAAACGGTCTACCAGACGCTTGCGATGTCGCCGGCCTTGTCGATCGCCGACAATATGTTCATGGGGCGCGAATTGCGCAAACCCGGCTTCATGGGCAAGGTGTTCCGCCAGCTCGACCGACCGGAAATGGAACGGATCGCCCGCGAAAAGCTGAACGATCTCGGCCTGATGACCATTCAGAACATCAATCAGGCGGTGGAAACGCTCTCGGGCGGGCAGCGGCAGGGGGTTGCGGTGGCGCGGGCGGCGGCCTTCGGTTCCAAGGTCATCATCCTCGACGAACCGACGGCCGCGCTCGGCGTCAAGGAATCCCGCCGTGTGCTGGAGCTGATCCTCGACGTCAAATCGCGCGGCATTCCGATCATCCTGATCTCGCACAACATGCCGCATGTCTTCGAGGTGGCCGATCGCATCCATGTCCATCGCCTCGGCCGGCGGCTCTGCGTCATCAACCCGAAGGACCACACCATGTCCGATGCCGTCGCCTTCATGACCGGCGCCAGGGAGCCGCCGGAACTGGCAGAAGCCTCCTGA
- a CDS encoding YdiU family protein: MTIHFDFDNSYARLGAAFHRPTMPSPVAAPHLLKLNRRLAEELGLDADALDTAEGAEIFAGNRLPTGAEPIAAAYAGHQFGNFVPQLGDGRAILLGEVVDRQGRRRDIQLKGAGPTIFSRSGDGRAALGPVLREHLVSEAMAALGIPTTRALAAVATGESVYRERALPGAVLTRVASSHIRVGTFQFFAARGDDAAVRKLADHVIDRHYPEAAGASNPYRALLQGVCARQAELVARWMQIGFVHGVMNTDNMSIAGETIDYGPCALLDAYDPATVFSSIDRNGRYAYANQPRIAHWNLARLAECLLPHLDPDENKAVEAAQDVLSGLADAFNTAYVDGFRAKIGLQTLQPEDAALIEDLLGRMAQQNADFTLTFRNLGKAAESEQADGALRGLFADPTAYDDWAARWRQRLAAEPGEPGERRVAMDAVNPAIIPRNHLVEEALAAAMAGDLAPFERLNEALATPFEDRAEFTDYAGLPPVPEAAYRTFCGT, translated from the coding sequence AGCTACGCGCGTCTCGGCGCCGCTTTCCACCGGCCAACCATGCCGTCTCCCGTCGCCGCGCCGCATCTCCTGAAGCTGAACCGACGGCTCGCAGAGGAACTCGGGCTCGACGCGGATGCGTTGGACACTGCTGAAGGAGCTGAAATCTTCGCCGGCAACCGGCTCCCAACAGGCGCCGAGCCGATCGCGGCCGCCTATGCCGGACATCAATTCGGAAACTTCGTACCTCAACTCGGCGATGGGCGCGCCATCCTTCTTGGCGAGGTCGTCGACCGACAGGGTCGGCGTCGCGACATTCAACTGAAGGGGGCCGGTCCCACAATCTTCTCGCGCAGCGGCGACGGACGGGCAGCACTCGGCCCGGTTCTGCGCGAGCATCTCGTCAGCGAGGCGATGGCCGCGCTCGGCATCCCAACCACGCGGGCGCTGGCCGCGGTCGCGACGGGAGAGTCAGTCTACCGGGAAAGGGCCCTGCCGGGCGCGGTCCTTACGAGGGTCGCCTCCAGCCATATACGCGTCGGCACGTTCCAGTTCTTCGCGGCACGGGGCGACGACGCCGCGGTTCGAAAACTCGCCGACCATGTGATCGACAGGCATTATCCCGAGGCTGCGGGCGCTTCCAATCCCTACCGCGCTCTTCTGCAGGGCGTCTGCGCCCGTCAGGCGGAACTCGTCGCACGCTGGATGCAGATCGGCTTCGTGCACGGCGTCATGAACACCGACAATATGTCGATCGCCGGGGAAACGATCGACTACGGCCCTTGCGCCCTCCTCGATGCTTACGATCCCGCAACCGTCTTCTCCTCGATCGACCGGAACGGGCGTTACGCCTACGCCAACCAGCCCCGCATCGCGCACTGGAACCTCGCGCGTCTGGCAGAATGTCTGCTTCCACATCTCGATCCAGACGAAAACAAGGCCGTTGAAGCCGCACAGGACGTCCTCTCCGGCTTGGCCGACGCGTTCAACACCGCTTATGTCGACGGCTTTCGCGCGAAGATCGGTTTGCAGACACTGCAGCCGGAAGATGCCGCGTTGATCGAGGACCTTCTTGGGCGCATGGCACAGCAGAATGCGGACTTCACCCTGACCTTCCGCAATCTCGGCAAAGCGGCGGAAAGCGAGCAGGCCGACGGCGCGCTGCGCGGCCTCTTCGCTGATCCAACCGCCTACGACGACTGGGCGGCGCGCTGGCGTCAGCGCCTCGCGGCCGAACCGGGAGAGCCGGGTGAACGGCGCGTTGCGATGGATGCGGTGAACCCGGCGATCATTCCGCGCAACCACCTCGTCGAGGAGGCGCTTGCCGCCGCGATGGCCGGCGACCTGGCGCCCTTCGAACGCCTGAACGAAGCGCTGGCCACGCCCTTCGAGGATCGGGCGGAATTCACCGATTATGCTGGGCTCCCGCCAGTGCCCGAGGCAGCCTACCGAACCTTCTGTGGCACGTAA
- a CDS encoding sugar ABC transporter substrate-binding protein — MLFNTSRAKALCCATALGVAVLAGNAQAADTSACLITKTDTNPFFVKMKEGAVAKAKELGIDLKTFAGKIDGDHETQVQAVETCIADGAKGILITPSDSSAIVPSVEQARNAGILVIALDTSLEPIDAADATFATDNFKAGELIGAWAAARLGDEAANARIAMLDLGVSQPSVDVMRDQGFLKGFGIDLGDPGRWGDETDPRIVGNDVTAGNEEGGQRAMENLLAKDPMINVVYTINEPAAAGAYQALKSIGRENDVMIVSVDGGCPGVQNVADGVIGATSQQYPLLMASKGIEAIAAFAADGTKPMLTEGKNFYDTGVTLVTDHPVDGVESISAEEGMKLCWG, encoded by the coding sequence ATGCTATTCAACACTTCGCGTGCGAAAGCCCTTTGCTGCGCGACCGCGCTGGGCGTCGCGGTTCTGGCCGGGAACGCGCAGGCAGCCGACACCTCGGCCTGCCTGATCACCAAGACGGATACCAATCCCTTCTTCGTCAAGATGAAGGAGGGCGCTGTCGCCAAGGCCAAGGAACTCGGAATCGACCTGAAGACCTTTGCGGGCAAGATCGACGGCGACCATGAAACCCAGGTTCAGGCTGTCGAAACCTGCATTGCCGACGGCGCCAAGGGCATACTGATCACGCCGTCCGACAGTTCGGCGATCGTCCCCTCGGTCGAGCAGGCCCGCAATGCCGGCATCCTCGTCATCGCGCTCGACACCTCGCTGGAACCGATCGACGCAGCCGACGCGACCTTCGCCACCGACAACTTCAAGGCCGGTGAACTGATCGGCGCCTGGGCCGCCGCAAGGCTCGGCGACGAAGCCGCCAATGCCCGGATCGCCATGCTCGACCTCGGCGTCAGCCAGCCTTCCGTCGATGTCATGCGCGACCAGGGCTTCCTGAAGGGCTTCGGCATCGATCTTGGCGATCCGGGCCGCTGGGGAGACGAGACCGATCCGCGCATCGTCGGCAACGATGTCACGGCCGGCAATGAAGAGGGCGGACAGCGCGCCATGGAAAACCTGCTCGCCAAGGACCCGATGATCAACGTCGTCTACACGATCAACGAGCCGGCCGCGGCCGGCGCCTATCAGGCGCTGAAATCCATCGGCCGGGAAAACGACGTCATGATCGTCTCTGTCGATGGCGGTTGCCCCGGCGTTCAGAACGTCGCCGACGGCGTCATCGGCGCCACGTCGCAGCAATATCCGCTGCTGATGGCCTCGAAAGGCATTGAGGCAATCGCCGCGTTTGCCGCCGACGGAACCAAGCCGATGCTGACCGAGGGCAAGAATTTCTACGATACCGGCGTCACCCTGGTGACCGATCATCCGGTTGACGGCGTGGAGTCGATCTCCGCTGAAGAGGGCATGAAGCTCTGCTGGGGCTGA